The sequence CCTTAAAGATACTAGATATCCTGTGATTACCCCAATTAATATAGCAAGCTGTTTAATAAAGCCTTTGCCTTTAAAGTTGATTAGTAGCGCTACTCCTAGTGTTATACCAGCTACTAACATGTTTTCTCCTGCCATTCCAAATGCAGTTGGTATTAAGTTTAATCCTATTACCATTATCATAGGCCCTACTACTTGTGGTGAAAGAACTTTTTGAATTTTCTCTACTCCAATCTTTTTGATTAAAAGAGACATTATAACATAAATCAATCCTGCTACTACCATTCCACCTTGGGCATACGCCAAATCACCATTATATAATTCTTTAACTGTTAGTATCAATGGAATAAATGCAAAGGATGAGCCTAGAAAGGCAGGTACCTTTCCTTTAGTACATAGATGGAATATTAATGTACCTACTCCAGCTGTAAACAATGCTACGGATGGGCTAAAGCCTGTTAGTATTGGAACTAGTACTGTAGCACCAAACATTGCAATTAAGTGCTGCATGGCTAATATAACCTTTTTTGAATTTGCTAGTAAGTTATCTGATAATCTTGTTTGTTCCTTGTTTTTCATCACATTTTCAACCATTTTAAGAAACCTCCTCTTATATTATTAGGAGAGTTTTCTCTCCTTTTCAGCCTCTCAGTGCTGATTTAAAGGCATGCTATGATTGCAATTAATCGGGTTAGGTCATAAAAAAAACTTCTTGCGAGGCGCAAGAAGTTATATGCATATAAAATATATACTTATCCCTATCACAATCTTGCCAGCCTCTCTGGACTGAGTTAAAGATTCTATATTATCTTTTGTTCTTAATTATTCTACCAGCTACTTAAAACATATGCAACAAGAATATAAAGGATTAAAAGGAACTAAATTCCTAACAAAGCGGTAGCAGCAGTAAAATATATTAAAAGTGCAAAAGCATCTACTATTGTTGTGATCAATGGACTAGCCATAATTGCAGGATCCATCTTAAGTTTTTTAGCTAATATAGGCAATACTCCCCCTACTACCTTCGCAATAACTACAGTAAAGAATAAGCTTATGCAAATAGCTAATGATATATAAAAGTCTGTTTTTTCAAGCAAGAAAATTCTTAGGAAATTAACAATTGCTAATGTTATACCTACAACAATACTTACTCGCAATTCCTTCCATATAACCTTTAGTATATCCTTTGCCTTAATCTCACCTAGAGCTAATCCACGTATAACAAGAGTAGATGATTGTGAACCAGCATTCCCCCCTGTATCCATTAGCATGGGTATAAATGCCGCCAATACTACTACTGATTGGAGTACGTCTTCAAATTTTTTTATAATATTTCCAGTAAAGGTGGCTGAAATCATAAGAACTAAAAGCCACATAACTCTATGTTTAGCTAAAGAAAACACACTTGTTTTGAGATACTCCTCTTCAGATGGTACCATAGCAGCCATCTTTTGAAAGTCTTCTGTGTTTTCCTGCTCTATAATATCTACTATATCATCAATTGTAATGATACCTACGAGTCTGTTTTCATTGTCTACTACAGGCATAGAGGTAAAATCATATTTTCTAAATGTATCTGCTACATCCTCTTGATCTTCAAGAGTATGCACATATATTACATTTTCGTCCATTATATCGTTTATTATGGTATCATCATCATTTAAAATCAATTGTCTTATGGATATAACACCTTCAAGTCTCCTGTTTTTATCCATAACATAACAGGTGTTTATAGTCTCTTTATCTATACCTGTTTTTCTAATATGCTCCAAAGCTTCTTTGACGGTCATTTTCTTTTTTAGGTCTACGTACTCTATAGTCATAATACTTCCAGCAGAGTTTTCAGGATATTTTAAAAACTGATTTATCAATGCTCTTGTATTTTCATCTGTATTTTTAAGGACTTTTTTTACTACATTTGCAGGAAGTTCTTCTAAGAAGTCAATTGTATCGTCTAAAAATAGTTCATTTATAATATTCTTTATCTCTTTATCAGTTATAGATTCAATAATATACCTCTGTTTCTCATATGACAAATAGGAAAACACATCAGCTGATATATCTTTTGGCAAGATTCTAAATATAATAAGCATCTTTTCCTGATTTGTCTCATCTAGGAGCTGTGCTATATCCACTACATTCATGTCAATTAGTTCGTTTCTAGCTTGCATGAGTTTATTTTCTCTAATTAGTTCTAAAACCTTTTCCATGTTTTGTTCCTCCTTCTTTTACGGTAGAGGAAACAGTCACAGCGATAAAATGGTGAATTCCTCTACCTTATTATTCAATTTTCTTGCAAAACTATTCCCGTACGGATCAGAATCCACCGCTTATCACCTCTTTGTACATTATTTTACATAAAGCTCTGCAATTATTATTTCTGGTCTATTGAAAATGCGCTGGGGTATTATACTATTTCCTAATCCTCTGCTTATTATCATAGTAGTATTCTCCATATTATGAATGCCAGATGTGTACTTAGGAAAAAAGCCTTGATTAGGAACTACTAACCCTCCTAAAAAAGGAATCCTAAATTGGCCTCCATGTGCATGACCACTAAATACTAAATCAAAGCCATAAGCTGCATAAGCCTCTATTTTTTCAGGTCTATGAGATAGCAATATTTTAAAGCTATTTTCATCTAGGTCATTTTGGACTTCTTGCAAATATTTATCTATTACAATAGGCTCCCTATATCTTATTCCAGTATAAGGATCATCGACACCTGCAATAATAATACTTTGACCTTCTATATCTATCTCTTCCCAGCTATTTCTTAGGACTCCAACACCAGCATTTATAAGTTGCTTTTCTAGAGAATTAAATTTACCTGAACGCAATTCATGATTACCAGTTACATAATACACAGGAGCAATTTCAACTGCTTCATTTATAAATTGCATTGCTATATATTCATTATACCGCCTACTATCTATTAAGTCACCTGTAATTATTATAATATCTGGTTTCTCGTCTTTTATTTGTTTTATTAAATACTGTTGTTCTTTTCCAAAAGACTTGTTATGCAAATCTGATATGTGTACAATCCTAAATCCTTCAAAATTCTTTGGAAGTCCTTGAAAACTAACCTTTAGTCTAGTTTTTGAAATCCAGTTATTCTGTAGATAAAAAAATATTATAAGACCTATAATAATTACTAATATTATAGTAATTAACTTAATACTTATATTAATTTTGCTTATGAGCATAGGTATCTCTCCTTAGTTTGAAAACAAGCATCAAGTTCTTAAGTAGTTGGTACACATGTTATGATACCATAATGGAATGACAAAAGACTAGAGAAACATTCAAAAAAATTTAGGTGCCCATCGGGCACCCTTTTAAAGCATTGAAGCAAATTCTTTTCCAAATTCTCTAGCCTTTGTTTTTGCCTCTTCATTAGGATTCCATTGAGCTCTTATTCCGTCATTTACTACTTCAAAACCAGCTTTTTTAAGCTCTTCCGTTATTATTTTTACACTTTCTCCACCCCAACCATAGCATCCAAAGGCTGCAGCTTTTTTATTTTTAAATGAAAGGCCTTTTATCATCTCTAATATACCTGCTGCACCATGTAATATTCCTTTGTTGATAGTTGGACTACCTACTAGAATTGCCTTTGACTTAAACACTTCTGTT comes from Proteiniborus sp. DW1 and encodes:
- a CDS encoding metallophosphoesterase; the encoded protein is MLISKINISIKLITIILVIIIGLIIFFYLQNNWISKTRLKVSFQGLPKNFEGFRIVHISDLHNKSFGKEQQYLIKQIKDEKPDIIIITGDLIDSRRYNEYIAMQFINEAVEIAPVYYVTGNHELRSGKFNSLEKQLINAGVGVLRNSWEEIDIEGQSIIIAGVDDPYTGIRYREPIVIDKYLQEVQNDLDENSFKILLSHRPEKIEAYAAYGFDLVFSGHAHGGQFRIPFLGGLVVPNQGFFPKYTSGIHNMENTTMIISRGLGNSIIPQRIFNRPEIIIAELYVK
- the mgtE gene encoding magnesium transporter, whose protein sequence is MEKVLELIRENKLMQARNELIDMNVVDIAQLLDETNQEKMLIIFRILPKDISADVFSYLSYEKQRYIIESITDKEIKNIINELFLDDTIDFLEELPANVVKKVLKNTDENTRALINQFLKYPENSAGSIMTIEYVDLKKKMTVKEALEHIRKTGIDKETINTCYVMDKNRRLEGVISIRQLILNDDDTIINDIMDENVIYVHTLEDQEDVADTFRKYDFTSMPVVDNENRLVGIITIDDIVDIIEQENTEDFQKMAAMVPSEEEYLKTSVFSLAKHRVMWLLVLMISATFTGNIIKKFEDVLQSVVVLAAFIPMLMDTGGNAGSQSSTLVIRGLALGEIKAKDILKVIWKELRVSIVVGITLAIVNFLRIFLLEKTDFYISLAICISLFFTVVIAKVVGGVLPILAKKLKMDPAIMASPLITTIVDAFALLIYFTAATALLGI